Within Anopheles nili chromosome 3, idAnoNiliSN_F5_01, whole genome shotgun sequence, the genomic segment ACTCTTTTATATCTCGACACTTTTTCGAGGTAAGTTCTATTCTATTGGCCGAATTAAGGCACAAATACCTGAAACCGGTTATCGGTACGAGTTTTTAGTGCTGTTATTTAGAATACacaaaaaactaacaaaccTTTTGACATCAATTCGCGAGCTACACTAAGGAAGTCGACCCACAGAATGTGCCTGGTCTATAAAATTGTTCGTTTCGACAGGGCTTGAAATTTGACACTTTTGACAGCACAGAGCTAATTCCTAACAATCGTAGATGCGCTGTTGAATTGGAAGCTGGTTTCGGCTCTTACCATGCACCTAACGTAGTAGGAAGTTTATAGCAACATTAAAACACTTATCAGCAACTTACTCTAATCGTAATCACGTGTGGGCGGCCATAACGCATTTCCGCATCATTTAATTTCTGCGTCAACATAATCAACACGTCGGGCTCGATTTCTGCAAACCCGTGAACCTCGCGAAATTGCTGGGTATAGGATAtcgcaaaatgaaataattaccCGATGGGGCCAGCAACGGCAGGCCTTCTTAGGTCGAGATTTATGAACCGCCAAGCGAACCGAGGGTCAATTGCGCGATCATTGCTCGCCGTCTGAAATCAATTATCGATCATTACCGCGCAACAAAGCGGATTCGTCCCCGTGCGAGTGGGGAAGCGAGTCAAGCGGGCGGCTATTACAACGTCGAGTACGCAGCATTATCGGCAGGTGGAAAACCCCCTAGGATGGAGCCCCCTCTTACACGACCATCCTGTGAGCCATGCTATTAGCACCGCGAAGTGGGGTAATTATTTTAATCTTACTCCTGCTGGCCGCGGCAGAGAATCAAAGAGCCGATCCGTTTGGGgcgtgtgttggttttttgatcttgtttttattcttctttcaAAGCGAGTTCTATTATCCTCCTACTTCAAAGGTGCCTTGCCATCTCCAGAGGGTGATCATATGACTTCCTTTCCCAGCGGATTGGAATAATTCGGACTTGCCGACGTTTTGATAAAATGTCGGAGGCTTTTGGAAGAGttttctgccattttccgCAGTTCCGGTGCCCTCGTTTGGATGTCTTCCTTCCGTTACTTCCACACCGGAGGTTATAAACTCGCGGGCACAACGCCATACCAGCCCCAAGTGGCGGAGTCGCGATCGAGTCGTAGGGCGGAATTCCGCAAGGTCGTTCGTCTGTCTCCAGTGTCGCGCCACCCATTCAATGGAGACCCTCACCGCTCTGCTCCGTAGCCCATCCACGCGCATGCAGCCTAGTCGATCAGTCTCAGTATTAAAACTTCCCTCGGCATCGGAAACAAACCCCGCCAAATGTGGTTCCGTGCTCTGTTTGTCGCTTTGCCAAAAATcaaagctcgaaaaaaaaaccagaaaaccCCCTTTTTACCCCTACGACGGAGGGGTTGGTTGGGGGCACCGAAGTGACCAGCGCACACCGTGACGTCACCACACGGTCGCACCCCACGACTTGTTCGCGAGAGGATCGATCGACGAAGCTGGGGGGTTGAAAgtgatcgcgcgcgcgatatTCAACGATGGGTGGGATGAgcgaggtggaaaagcgagggTTGGACGGCAAACATGTTATTCGTCACGATCAAGGTTCCCCCTTGAGGCTGACCGTGAGTAGAACCGTGATGAACATGCAGCCGATCGTAGCGTAGAGGGGATAGAGCGTCTACTACGTCGCGCGTGAATAGCTTTGCTTCGCGTTCGCATTCGCACCCCTTTCATTCGCACCCCTTCGCATTTACCTCTCGCCACTGGCGGATCGCAGAGGGTTTGCAGAGGGAGCCACCGGAGCCGCCGTAAGGGGTGGTTGCGTCTTGATCGTGGCACTACCGACGGCTTTTGCAAAAGCTTTTGAGCTTCCCCCGGACCCATTCAACCCCTAGCGATCGTGATGGCGTGTGGTAGTGGTTGACCTTACGAAAGTTTCGACGTCGCCGTCGTCGGTAGGGGGGTTTGATCTTGAAATTTTAGTTGCTCACCGCGAGACTGCcttcccccaccccctcctccTACCTGTTCGTCTGGTGGCCGCCAACCGCGTAGGGTTTGCATTTCGTGGGCTGGTGAGTTGGGGGTGAGAGGCCATTTTTGGAGGTTTCCGAGTTTTATGCTAGCAATTTTTACTTCCCCGTGGAACGCCACAGCATGACCTCAGCAGCATGAGCGGGCGCAAAGTAGGGTGTTTTCCCCCCTATCCCTCCTACCCGCCGTTCTGTGGGCGGACAAAGATGAATATCGAGATTAAAACTCCCGAGCATGTAGGCTAAAGTGTGCAAAAATTGGGCGGTTTGGAGTAGATTTTGTCGAATTATCTCACGATTATCTCACGATTGATCTGCGAGTGGTTGATGGCAATCACGGGAGAGATAGTGAAGGCGAAATCGTTCACTTTAGCCTTTGAGGTTGAGGCGCAGCaacacggtggaaaaacgctgAAATAAGTAAACATCACAGCAAGCTTTGGCGTCTATGTTGTGTCGATCGCAAGACAGATAGaattaaagcaaaaacacaaccatcaAGCGAAGGTATCGCCATCATAACCATTCAAAAGCAGCTATTGAGCGaagggaagaaagaaagagagaacgcaaAAGGCTCAGAACACCAAATAACAACACGAACGCGGAAAACATTCGGCACCCAACAGGTTTACGCGCATGTTCGAGAGCACCCCTCAAGCAACGCGAAAAATCACCCTCCCAACAACACTGCCAGAGCCACGGTCAGGTAAGCGGGCTCAATGTCACGGCGATTCATTAGTAGTAGAGCCTTCATTCGGCTACAAGCCCACAGTCACACTGCTCAGTCTTTTTTCCGCTCGCATGAAGGCCTCCACCGTGATCTCTGATGCGTTGCTACGCCAACAGCTAGATCGGCGGAGTGGGgccagaattcaaacgtcgaTTCTTGGCGGTTTGTGTGGCACACACTGTGCTCCCTCGTGGGCTCTAGAATCTCCGGCACACCGGGTCGCGCGTTTGACAAACGACCTGTCATATGCGACCGGGGGTCAGCGTGGCCTACCCTAGAACCGGGTGGAACATCGTaaaacatttgcataaataaCAGGCGCACGATCGCATGGGCTCGGAAAAACTGCGCACTCCAGCGCGCAGATGTCCCCGAGTCATTCCCGTTAAGGTGGGATCGGCAACATGAGCCACAAGGCACCTCTCATGGCAAGGCACCCTCTTGGTTCGGTGCATAAATCAGCTCCCGATCGAGGGTCGATGGATCGATTAGAATACTAATCGATcgaattaagaaaaaaatgtaattaacTAACAGTAACATTGTCGCCGCTCCGTGTAGTGGGAGGAGTGCGGACTGGGTGgaggtggttgggaaaatctaACGGCTCGACCGGTCTCCAGCCCCTCGTTGTCGTGCACAGCTTCCTTCAGGTTTCCGGAGCCTAACCGCTCCTCGATCGGTATCGATGCTGCGATCTGAAATCGAAAGGAACAGCGTAGCGGCGACGACCGACAGGAATGTTAATCATTCTGTTGTACGGATTACATCAACGCCCAGACACGGTTGGCGGCAGTTCACGCCCGGTCTCGGCTGCCCATGTGCACACGCTGTAtttgtaattatttaatttatttcaatttaccCGCCAGTGTCGGGTACGATCGTAGGAGCGGCACGTTCTACGCTGACGACGATGTTGACGGCAAAGAGTGAAAGTAAGTGTGACTTACTGACGCCTCGATGCGTCGATGTTACGTTCGATTCGGCTAGAACGCATCATCGATTGCAAAATGGTGGCATCAGTGGAGGGAAAACCTATATTTCCTGCTCCACCATTACGCTTTTCACTGATGTAACGCGTTCGCCGTGAGTCAATGCCCTCCTCGCTTTGGCTGCACACACTTTCCCTGGCCACTTGCACTTCGGGGAAAGAAGCTGTCGACAAGCAGCTAAAAACGCGACTGAAGGCACTGTACGCCTTTCTAATATGCGCGTAGGGTCATGTACAGTGAGATGCGAATCTCTGCGAACGATCCACACGACCGCTGTCTTATCGGTGGTCATTTCTTTGCGAGGgtcctctgttttttttgctgcttgcaTATGTGTGAAGGGCCGATAACTCCATGCATGCTTGTTTCCGTCCGGAGTCCGGATGCGACTTCCGATGGACGAGAGAGTGACAGCTGTCTAGTTTGTTGCACTTTGCACATGGTAGCTCGTCAGCAATTGCCACCCGCCCGAAGAAGATcgcgatcaaaacaaaacgagcgaaagcgaTGAGACAAATGACCCTACCAGGAGAAGGGAGaaaggcacctgcacctgagGCCCCCCTTTAGCCCTTCGCACCATTCAAACGAGCGATTGGCGCGTAAATGATGCACCTCACGCAACGGTGCGTTTGGGAACGTGTTGCACCTGGGCGCGATGCACCAGGTTCGCGTAAATCCGAGCTTTCCCCCTTATGTGCTgtgcaagcgaaagaaaaaaagaaatgcaaaacgGTTTAGTGAATGGTCGCGAAGGGTGGATGGGAACTGTGGTGTCCCTCTCCGCAGCACGCTTAGCGTTACCGTTAGCAGCAAACACATTACAGCCGTCGGAAATTGCCCGCTTATGCTGCAGCATAACGAGCGCAGGCCAATGAACCGCCCGTTCGGAAGGAGTGGAGAattcgctctttttttgtccGCTAGATCACGGAACAGCATTTAGGGCACGTCAAGCGGCATTTAGGCGACGGCTCGAACGCACTCTAATCATAGTCTTCGAGCTGGAGGGCTTTGATATTTAGTGCGCGAGATGTCCGTTTTCCAGCGTTACCGCTGACCTTTCCGTAAGAATCCATCAGCACATGGGACCGAAAGAAAATGCTATCCATCATCGTCCAACGACTCGGACCGAAACGGTCCTGGCGAGAGAAAAGCAGCTTGTAAAAAGGTTACGCcacaaatcgaaccgatcgtggtggaaaatggcgccaaACGAGCGCTCTCCCCGTCGACATTTCCCAGCAGGAAGTGCAACCACTTCGTAGGGCTGTTGGCCCTTTTCTTTGCTGCCTGTTTCTCTCCCTCTTCCGCGTTATCAACCGCGCATCAAACGGCAGTCGGCGACCAGTGACCCTTAGGAGAGATGTAATCGCATACCATCTTCGCGTCCGTGCGCCAGCAACCGGTAGCCGGACGGGGTCCGGGTGATGGCAGGCAACGGAGGAATTGCAACATGCATTACGAAGCCCCAGCACTAACCGACGAGATGTTGATGGGCCAAAGCAGCAAGGGGCAACGAAACCACGATGCAAGCGACGGGCCCCGTTCCCGGGTTGGAGGGAATTGGCCAGTTTCTTCGCGCCgcgtgaaaagtgaaatgatTTCAACTTTCTCTCCTGCCATCTATCTTGCTTTTATCTTTTTCGCACTGTTCGCGCGCACACGGTGCAATTGAAGGCCGCGTGTGATGGAATTATGGAAGGGGCGGGCCGGGGGCAGATTATCTTCATTGATGCAGGCGAGGGCAATAGACTTTCCGGTCTCCGGGCTGCGCTAGCCGGATTTCGATAGAAGTCAATGACAGGGAAATTGCTGCTGGAAACTGGCAGCAGTGAGCCCGAGTTGCGGATTGGCCGTGGCTTCGGTGAAAGTTATTCTTATACCGGCTGTACGGTGAGAGAGGCAAACACCAACGAGAATAGAAATGACCATcaaaatgggaaattaaacGGAACTGGATCAATCATTTTAACGTACAACAAAATCTTTAATTTATGTGTGTGAAAAATATCtttgaaaaatgtaataaaaattactAGTTACAGCCATTACAGTGCTCTTGGCCTGGCGTACGAGAAACAAAACTTACTCTGTTGTCAGCCAATCTTTAATCACGATTTTTTATAGCGGACACATGGGCCCTCTCTTCATTACTGCTTCCCAACTGGGAGCTACCTGGTTCATATTGATAACTCAAGCTTTAAGGATTTAGTTTTAACGTGTCATGTGACTCATGTGTCCATATACAGTACTTTTTTCGGAATTGAGTGGAACTTTTAAGTGAATGAATTTAGAAACAGGAATTGGGTTGATAACAACGGAACAAGCAAACGAGAAGTGAGTGATAAGAAAAGAcagatttattgtttttccttggtTTCAACCACCTTTGGAACAGGTAGTTCTGGCCTGACCAATACTACATGGGTTCCCTTAACAAACAACTGAGGAACGTTGCGGGTGATTATCACATTCTTAGATCCGTCACAAGCGACCTTTGTTTTGGGCAGGACGATTCCCAAATTTCGCAATCGATCGCTACAGTCCTGTGGTGCGATAATGCTCTCCGGATGGAGGGTGTTGGTGGAGTAGCGATACTTTCGTCTGCTCCACGTTTCATGTACGTCGCTAACGGCAATGTTCCAGTGCCGGTCGAAGATTTCTATAACACCCGTAAGATACCCGCGAACGCCTTTCTGCTTGCGGATGTCGATACGAACGCGTGTCCTTTCGTCCATCCATTGCTTCATCAGACTTAGCGGACCTTCCCATCCCTTTTCCAATCGGAGAAAGATATTTTTCTTATGACGAATCGATCGTTCTCGATACACTAGACCTGCGTTTGGAAATATGAAGAGGGCATATAAATACCGAGGAATGACATCATTCGCGTTTGTCGCATACCTTGCTCCGGAAGAAATCTACGTTGGGGTATCAGCTCCGGTGGAGGGATATTCTTTTTAGAAGACGAAGCAGCGCGTATCGCCTTGACACGCTCTTCGTCGAATGGTTGAGCGAATCCACCCaaaaggttttgttttgcttccagcGTTTGTACGTTGTCGTGCAGCTTCGCTCGCGCTACTGGTACTTTAAACTTGGCAGAATATAGCGCTTTCAAAGGATCAAATCTAGAGTTGCCAACATCCAGTTCGGAGGAACTATCCGAATCTTTGTTGCATTCTTTATCAGAGCGACTGCTATTGCTCTCGTCATCAGAGTTGTCGCTCATTTTGTCACCTGTAGTTCTTGCTACCGATTACTATGACCCATTTGTGAAAATAATTCACAGTAGTGGAACCTCACGTTTCCGCTTAGAGGATTTGCACGAGTTTACAACGTTATTCGTCGTAATAATTAAAGCAGAGCACCGCAAGTAGAACCGATCGAATAGTCCGttggaaatatatttgaacgctaaaacaagaaaacaacgTAGATGAACCAAGGGTGTTTTAATGACAACTTAGCGAGATTATACCTTAGTCTTCTCACCTTCAGGATTGAATCGAAGAACAAATATTACTCCAATAACTTTTCCCTGCAAAGTACACGTTTATTCTTCCTTTACTACGTTATTGTTAATGAAATCTTGcacggaaataaaaacaatcttTCTGAGCAATTTTGCGCTCTTCTAACATGAAGTTTGACATGATGAACGTCATATAGGTTTGTCAAATGATGCTAAGCGCAGGCAATCACGTGGAAAGTCGTTcgtgatttattatttactttaTTAACTATATTGTAACTTTTCAATTCTTAATTAAACGTTAGGCAAATATTTTtctatttgaatttaaataaaatcctAATATTGTTTTGCATCTCGCACGATCCATCATTTAACAGGGTTTAATGTTCACATATAGAGGGAGCCACCAGAGATTTGTGGGCTGGATTGAATTAATGTATTCAACATAATGCGAATAATCTTAAacttcgttttcattttctaaaCACTTGTACTTTATATTCCCGTGTGGGATAAAGATGCGCTTTACACGTGCTCCAGTCCATTTCCAATACTGTGGGCAAACAAAGTATTTGGTAAATTAGACCTTGTTATGCTAGGCCTTCGTCTAGTCTGTAAGAAATTTCGGCTAATTTAATTGTTGCTGGCACTTTCTATTACGAGCTAGAGACACTTAGGTGTGCGTCTTTTTAATGATATTCCATTCTTGCGAACCATTTTGGCCTGGTTAATAAGATCCCTAATGGGCTTATG encodes:
- the LOC128725066 gene encoding U7 snRNA-associated Sm-like protein LSm11, whose amino-acid sequence is MSDNSDDESNSSRSDKECNKDSDSSSELDVGNSRFDPLKALYSAKFKVPVARAKLHDNVQTLEAKQNLLGGFAQPFDEERVKAIRAASSSKKNIPPPELIPQRRFLPEQGLVYRERSIRHKKNIFLRLEKGWEGPLSLMKQWMDERTRVRIDIRKQKGVRGYLTGVIEIFDRHWNIAVSDVHETWSRRKYRYSTNTLHPESIIAPQDCSDRLRNLGIVLPKTKVACDGSKNVIITRNVPQLFVKGTHVVLVRPELPVPKVVETKEKQ